The following coding sequences are from one Melanotaenia boesemani isolate fMelBoe1 chromosome 19, fMelBoe1.pri, whole genome shotgun sequence window:
- the LOC121630028 gene encoding arrestin domain-containing protein 3-like — protein MVLGKVRTLSVYFDSLNEHNLPAFSGGDLVSGRVVVEVTGDVRVKRLDITARGVAKVRWTESRNAGANTAYTQNYTEEVEYLHHYDTLIGEERDEDGPEEGLTVLHTGLHEFAFSFNLPQMALATSFEGKHGSVRYWVKAELHRPWLLPVKAKKEFIVFEHIDINTPLLLAPQAGTKEKTLCCWFCASGPISLSAKIERKGYTPGESIQISAEVENCSSRVVVPKAALYQTQTFFAKGKGKQIQQLVSNLRGEPLQQGKSQSWEGKLLKIPPVSPSILDCPIIRVEYALMVYVDIPGGLNLSLSLPLVIGTIPLHACSTRTSSISSNCSSGSWLVLADRPEAPPSYSDLAISEAHRRDCLQGCDRSDGEESPSVLTYITEFRYLPPPLYSEVDPYPDTVEVSADVQRPDMCPSR, from the exons ATGGTTCTGGGGAAAGTCCGGACCCTGTCGGTCTACTTTGATAGCCTGAACGAGCACAACCTGCCGGCGTTCTCCGGAGGAGACCTGGTGTCCGGGcgggtggtggtggaggtgacCGGGGATGTGCGCGTGAAGCGCCTGGACATAACCGCGCGGGGAGTCGCCAAGGTCCGGTGGACGGAGTCCCGGAACGCCGGAGCGAACACGGCTTACACCCAGAACTACACGGAGGAGGTGGAATACCTGCACCACTACGACACCCTGATTGGAGAGGAGAGAG ATGAGGACGGTCCAGAGGAGGGACTGACTGTTCTGCACACCGGCCTGCATGAGTTCGCCTTCAGCTTCAACCTGCCTCAGAT GGCCCTGGCCACCTCCTTCGAGGGGAAGCACGGCAGCGTGAGGTACTGGGTGAAAGCCGAGCTGCACCGGCCCTGGCTGCTGCCCGTCAAAGCCAAGAAGGAGTTCATCGTGTTCGAGCACATCGACATCAACACGCCACTGCTCCTG GCCCCCCAGGCTGGAACCAAGGAGAAGACTCTGTGCTGCTGGTTCTGCGCTTCGGGTCCGATCTCCCTCAGTGCCAAAATCGAGCGGAAGGGCTACACCCCAG GCGAGTCCATCCAGATCTCTGCCGAGGTGGAAAATTGTTCGTCCCGCGTGGTAGTGCCCAAGGCAGCGCTGTACCAGACACAGACCTTCTTTGCAAAGGGGAAGGGGAAGCAGATCCAGCAGCTGGTGTCCAACCTGCGAGGAGAGCCTCTGCAGCAGGGCAAGAGCCAGAGCTGGGAGGGAAAACTGCTCAAGATCCCCCCGGTGTCCCCCTCCATCCTGGACTGCCCCATCATCAGGGTGGAGTATGCCCTCATG GTGTACGTGGACATTCCTGGCGGCTTGAACCTGTCGCTGTCGTTGCCGTTGGTGATCGGGACCATCCCCCTCCACGCCTGCTCCACCCGGACCTCCAGCATCAGTAGCAACTGCAGCTCGGGGAGCTGGCTGGTGCTGGCAGATAGGCCCGAAG CGCCACCGAGCTACAGCGATCTGGCCATATCCGAGGCGCACAGACGGGACTGTCTGCAGGGCTGCGATAGGTCGGACGGGGAGGAGTCGCCGTCGGTGCTGACGTACATCACAGAGTTCAGATATCTGCCACCACCGCTCTACTCCGAG GTGGACCCATACCCCGACACCGTGGAGGTCTCTGCAGACGTCCAGAGACCTGACATGTGTCCGTCCCGCTGA